The following proteins are co-located in the Paludibaculum fermentans genome:
- a CDS encoding MFS transporter: protein MKKSFYGWWIVAAACFTFGLSTGIPYYNIGFFYDYIARDFGWTREQITLGFPLAAALTIWIGPLVIHRFSPRKLILIGTALTCIALMGFGNMPGVLWMYYGFWVLYTIGYFLSGPPPHQIMVSQWFRRNRGKAMAIVYVGVGLMGSLGSYLVKPLTEKFGYHTALMILGGMLFLSWPLVLFVLKDRPSDIGQNPDGDDQPGAEAAVVSKTFKELAASKAFWLLLIGSLCSIGSIGAVNFHMKFVFLDEGFTKGGEVDGAWRTASILILWSSIAGRLSIGYFSDRFSKKWVMFATYFIVAATIPLLLQVKPGADFFLYAFAILFGFGMGADYMMIPLMAADQFGVNSLARAMAVILPVNTIGQTWFPFFVSVLRRELGSYSGAMGVVLGVAFVGALAIALLPRHKSFSQAN, encoded by the coding sequence ATGAAGAAATCCTTCTACGGCTGGTGGATTGTCGCCGCCGCCTGCTTCACCTTCGGCCTTTCCACGGGTATCCCGTACTACAACATCGGGTTTTTCTACGACTACATCGCCCGGGACTTTGGCTGGACCCGCGAGCAGATTACTCTCGGCTTTCCGCTAGCCGCGGCGCTGACGATCTGGATCGGGCCGCTGGTGATCCACCGTTTCAGCCCGCGCAAACTAATCCTGATCGGGACGGCCTTAACGTGTATCGCGTTGATGGGCTTCGGCAACATGCCCGGCGTGTTGTGGATGTACTACGGCTTCTGGGTGCTCTACACCATCGGTTACTTCCTGTCCGGCCCGCCGCCGCACCAGATCATGGTTTCCCAGTGGTTCCGCCGCAATCGCGGCAAGGCCATGGCGATTGTGTATGTCGGCGTCGGCCTGATGGGTTCGCTGGGCAGCTACCTGGTGAAGCCGCTGACGGAGAAGTTCGGCTACCACACGGCGCTGATGATCCTGGGCGGGATGTTGTTCCTGTCGTGGCCGCTCGTTCTGTTCGTGCTGAAGGACCGTCCATCCGATATCGGACAGAATCCGGACGGCGACGATCAGCCCGGCGCCGAAGCGGCTGTTGTCTCCAAGACCTTCAAGGAACTCGCCGCCAGCAAGGCGTTCTGGCTGCTGCTGATCGGCAGCCTGTGCTCCATCGGTTCGATTGGCGCGGTGAACTTCCACATGAAGTTCGTTTTCCTGGATGAGGGTTTTACCAAGGGCGGCGAGGTGGATGGCGCGTGGCGCACCGCTTCGATCCTGATCCTGTGGTCCTCCATCGCCGGCCGCCTGTCGATCGGTTACTTCTCTGACCGCTTCTCGAAGAAGTGGGTGATGTTCGCCACCTACTTCATCGTGGCCGCGACCATCCCGTTGCTGCTGCAGGTGAAGCCGGGCGCCGACTTCTTCCTCTACGCCTTCGCCATCCTCTTCGGCTTCGGCATGGGTGCGGACTACATGATGATCCCGCTGATGGCAGCCGATCAGTTTGGCGTCAATTCCCTGGCCCGCGCGATGGCGGTGATCTTGCCGGTCAACACGATCGGCCAGACATGGTTCCCGTTCTTTGTGTCCGTGCTGCGCCGCGAATTGGGCTCGTATTCAGGAGCCATGGGCGTCGTCCTGGGCGTCGCATTTGTCGGAGCGCTGGCGATCGCCCTGCTGCCCCGTCACAAGTCGTTCAGCCAGGCCAACTAA
- a CDS encoding 3-ketoacyl-ACP reductase translates to MSIKPVAIVTGASRGIGRGIALELARTHTVIGTYRGRRDAAESLQAECGADILQCDIGSPADRAALIAYAVDKYGRIDLLVNNAGIAPRERKDILEASEEIFDEVLDTNLKGPYFLTQLAARQMITQGSGRVVFVTSISAYTASIMRGEYCVSKAGLSMAVQLWAARLAPHNVQVFEVRPGIIRTDMIEKVKDAYEEKAKNGLLPQNRLGDPADVAKPIRAIADGLIDYGTGTVINADGGFHLRIL, encoded by the coding sequence ATGAGCATTAAACCTGTCGCCATTGTGACCGGCGCCTCACGGGGCATCGGCCGCGGCATCGCGCTGGAACTGGCGCGCACACACACCGTCATCGGGACCTATCGCGGGCGCCGCGACGCAGCCGAGTCGCTCCAGGCTGAGTGCGGAGCAGACATCCTGCAGTGCGACATTGGCAGCCCCGCCGATCGTGCCGCGCTGATCGCGTACGCCGTCGACAAGTATGGCCGCATCGACCTGCTTGTGAACAACGCGGGCATCGCTCCGCGGGAGCGGAAAGACATTCTCGAGGCGAGCGAAGAGATCTTTGACGAGGTTCTGGATACGAACCTCAAGGGACCGTATTTCCTGACGCAACTGGCCGCCCGGCAGATGATTACCCAAGGCTCGGGCCGTGTGGTTTTCGTCACATCGATTTCGGCCTACACCGCCTCCATCATGCGCGGCGAATACTGTGTCTCCAAGGCCGGGCTCAGCATGGCCGTGCAGCTTTGGGCGGCCCGGCTGGCTCCGCACAATGTGCAGGTGTTCGAGGTGCGGCCCGGCATCATCCGCACCGACATGATCGAGAAGGTGAAGGACGCCTACGAGGAGAAGGCCAAGAACGGCCTGCTGCCGCAGAACCGGCTGGGCGATCCGGCGGATGTCGCGAAGCCCATCCGGGCGATCGCGGACGGCCTGATCGACTACGGCACGGGCACCGTGATCAACGCCGACGGCGGGTTCCACCTGCGCATTCTCTAG
- a CDS encoding thioredoxin domain-containing protein, protein MIPLVLAAVVAISMSAQQRLVEGKADSPVRVLIFEDLQCSDCAVFRVMLDEKLLPKYGGKVAFEHRDFPLAKHLWARPAALAARYLQTVDLAKAVKFRQETMKSQTEIKPENFNAWLTRFCEANGVDAGQALAALQDPKLEALVQKDFEDGVARGIAHTPTALVNGAPFIETFTAEEISKGIDAALKENGIQ, encoded by the coding sequence ATGATTCCGCTGGTCCTGGCCGCCGTAGTCGCCATTTCTATGTCTGCTCAACAGCGTCTGGTGGAGGGGAAGGCCGATAGTCCCGTCCGTGTACTGATCTTCGAGGATCTGCAGTGCTCCGATTGCGCCGTGTTCCGGGTCATGCTGGACGAGAAACTGCTGCCGAAGTATGGCGGCAAAGTGGCCTTCGAGCACCGCGACTTTCCGCTGGCCAAACATCTCTGGGCCCGCCCGGCGGCCCTCGCCGCGCGCTACCTCCAAACCGTAGATCTTGCCAAGGCTGTGAAGTTTCGCCAGGAGACGATGAAGTCGCAGACCGAGATCAAACCCGAGAACTTCAACGCGTGGCTGACCAGGTTCTGCGAAGCCAACGGTGTCGATGCGGGGCAGGCGCTGGCCGCGCTGCAGGATCCGAAACTGGAAGCGCTTGTCCAGAAAGATTTCGAGGACGGCGTGGCGCGCGGCATCGCCCACACGCCCACTGCCCTGGTCAATGGCGCCCCTTTCATTGAGACCTTCACCGCCGAAGAGATCTCCAAGGGGATCGACGCCGCTTTGAAAGAAAACGGAATTCAATGA
- a CDS encoding YggS family pyridoxal phosphate-dependent enzyme, with translation METLADRLTEVEGRIEAACQAAGRAREEVTLLAVTKVFPAQVLLDAYAAGLREFGENYVQEFEGKAPQLGPLPGARFHLIGHLQSNKSRKAGELFQVIQTVDSAKLARRLSEMEKPLEVMIEVKLSEEDSKHGCAPEDLPALVDAIHELPHLTLTGLMTMPPWSENVELSRPYFRRLRELAQQFGLPGLSMGMSHDLEVAIQEGSTMVRVGTALFGRRKKV, from the coding sequence TTGGAGACGCTGGCAGATCGGTTGACGGAAGTGGAAGGGCGGATCGAGGCTGCCTGCCAGGCGGCGGGGCGCGCCCGCGAGGAGGTCACGCTGCTGGCGGTGACGAAAGTCTTTCCCGCTCAGGTGCTTCTGGACGCCTACGCCGCGGGGCTGCGCGAGTTCGGAGAGAACTACGTGCAGGAGTTCGAGGGCAAGGCTCCTCAACTCGGACCTCTACCTGGCGCCCGCTTCCACCTCATCGGCCATCTGCAGTCTAACAAAAGCCGCAAGGCTGGCGAGCTCTTTCAGGTCATCCAGACCGTGGATTCGGCCAAACTGGCGCGCCGGCTCTCCGAAATGGAGAAGCCGCTCGAAGTCATGATCGAGGTGAAGCTCTCAGAGGAAGATTCCAAACACGGGTGCGCGCCGGAGGATCTGCCCGCGCTGGTGGACGCGATTCACGAGCTTCCGCACCTGACGCTGACCGGCCTCATGACCATGCCGCCCTGGTCAGAAAACGTTGAACTCTCCCGGCCCTACTTCCGCCGCCTGCGTGAGCTGGCTCAACAGTTCGGACTGCCGGGGCTCTCGATGGGCATGTCGCACGACCTGGAAGTGGCGATTCAGGAGGGCTCCACCATGGTGCGCGTGGGCACGGCCTTGTTCGGCAGGCGCAAGAAGGTCTAA
- a CDS encoding CocE/NonD family hydrolase — MRWFLMLLWLAGCAAEPLLTLHVKIPMRDGIRLCTNVFRPAPTGRYPVVIQRTPYRKVSELTPGLQAFLRRGYAVITQDVRGRYDSDGEFNQYNQEMNDGDDTISWVARQSWSDGRVGMFGGSYVGLSQWRTALSGNPALKAITPAVAGGDEYTDRYYSRGGAFKLGHRLRWIAENYKPAETPVVDFQRMVTYLPLRRADRLVSGRILEFFQTVLNHPSYDDYWRRLSTVEHMDQLHVPAFIEAGWYDNYAQSDIEMWSGLRALGRPARIIVGPWGHNLSPVMPEAQFGDIANQPLRRMEIEWFDAYVKQTAPAPVAAVRYFLMGANEWKESESWPPKPYVWTSLYLSSKKGANSLNGDGKLLPKQQKKGASDFYTYDPRVAVPTVGGALCCNNKVLPWGPLDQRRVEGRHDVLVYSSEPLKKAMEVSGPIRVVLHVVSSAEDTDFTAKFVDVAPDGRATILCDGILRLRYRQGIEKAVKYVPGAVERIEIDAGVTSNLFKVGHRIRVDVSSSNFPKYDRNLNSGGSQADEKNMRTARQEIRHGQEWDSHVLLPVVQ, encoded by the coding sequence ATGCGCTGGTTCCTGATGTTGCTGTGGTTGGCCGGTTGCGCTGCTGAGCCGCTTCTGACCCTGCACGTCAAGATTCCAATGCGCGACGGCATCCGCTTGTGCACTAATGTGTTCCGGCCGGCGCCGACGGGCCGCTATCCCGTGGTGATCCAGCGCACACCGTACCGCAAAGTGTCGGAACTCACGCCGGGTCTGCAGGCCTTCCTGCGGCGCGGATACGCCGTCATCACCCAGGATGTCCGGGGCCGTTACGACAGCGATGGCGAGTTCAATCAGTACAACCAGGAGATGAATGACGGCGACGACACCATCTCGTGGGTCGCCCGCCAGTCGTGGAGCGACGGCCGCGTCGGGATGTTCGGCGGATCCTATGTGGGCTTATCGCAGTGGCGCACGGCCCTGAGTGGCAACCCGGCGTTGAAGGCGATCACCCCGGCCGTGGCTGGCGGCGACGAGTACACTGATCGCTACTACTCTCGCGGCGGCGCCTTCAAGCTGGGACACCGGCTGCGCTGGATCGCCGAGAACTACAAGCCGGCGGAGACACCGGTCGTCGACTTCCAGCGCATGGTGACCTACCTGCCGCTGCGGCGTGCGGACCGTCTCGTCAGCGGACGAATCCTGGAGTTCTTTCAAACCGTACTCAATCATCCGAGCTACGACGACTATTGGCGCAGGTTGAGCACGGTGGAGCACATGGACCAGCTTCACGTCCCGGCCTTCATCGAAGCGGGCTGGTATGACAACTACGCGCAGAGTGACATCGAAATGTGGAGCGGGCTGCGCGCGCTCGGCCGTCCGGCCCGGATCATTGTGGGACCGTGGGGCCACAACCTGAGCCCTGTCATGCCCGAGGCCCAATTTGGCGACATTGCCAACCAACCGCTCCGCCGAATGGAGATCGAGTGGTTCGATGCGTATGTGAAGCAGACCGCGCCCGCGCCGGTGGCGGCCGTACGCTACTTCCTGATGGGCGCCAATGAATGGAAAGAGAGCGAGTCCTGGCCGCCCAAGCCCTATGTCTGGACGTCACTCTACCTCTCCAGTAAGAAGGGCGCTAACTCATTGAATGGAGACGGGAAACTGTTGCCGAAGCAGCAGAAGAAAGGTGCGTCGGACTTCTACACGTACGATCCCCGCGTTGCCGTGCCGACGGTGGGCGGCGCGCTCTGCTGCAATAACAAGGTCCTCCCTTGGGGACCACTGGACCAGCGCCGCGTTGAGGGACGCCACGACGTGCTTGTCTACTCCAGCGAGCCGCTGAAGAAGGCGATGGAGGTCTCCGGCCCCATCAGAGTAGTGCTGCACGTGGTGAGCAGCGCGGAAGACACTGATTTCACAGCGAAATTCGTCGATGTGGCGCCGGACGGACGCGCGACCATCCTGTGCGATGGCATCCTGCGCCTGCGCTATCGCCAAGGTATTGAAAAGGCAGTGAAATACGTCCCCGGCGCGGTGGAACGCATCGAGATCGACGCCGGCGTGACCAGCAACCTGTTCAAGGTGGGGCACCGCATCCGGGTGGATGTCTCTTCCAGTAACTTTCCGAAATACGATCGCAACCTGAACTCGGGCGGGTCGCAGGCTGACGAGAAAAACATGCGCACGGCCAGGCAGGAGATTCGGCACGGCCAGGAGTGGGATTCGCACGTTCTGCTGCCCGTTGTACAGTGA
- the guaB gene encoding IMP dehydrogenase, with product MLPESLTEGLTFDDVLLKPARSGLVPAEADTKTQFTRNISLNIPIVSSAMDTVTESHLAIELARQGGIGIVHKNMSIDKQAEEVDRVKRSESGMIVDPVTVDPDQKIYEALDIMKRFRISGVPVVKDQKLVGILTNRDLRFENRYDLPIREVMTHEPLFTVSVGTTLEQAQEELHKHRVEKLLVVDENFALKGLITVKDIQKKRKYPNATKDEKGRLRVGAAIGATGDFLERAQELVSKKVDVLVIDTAHGHSERVMQAVVAIKRSLPNVDVVAGNVATYDGARDLIALGLDGVKVGIGPGSICTTRVVSGAGVPQITAIAECARACRGTGVPMIADGGVKYSGDVTKAIAAGADSVMIGSLLAGTDESPGEMILYQGRTFKAYRGMGSIGAMSQTQGSSDRYAQEGGGKLVPEGIEGRVPAKGPLADLVFQLVGGLRAGMGYCGCRTIPELQERADFLRVSIAGLKESHVHDVIITKEAPNYRLE from the coding sequence ATGCTGCCTGAGTCTCTCACTGAAGGCCTCACGTTTGACGACGTATTGTTGAAACCGGCGCGTAGCGGATTGGTCCCCGCGGAAGCCGACACGAAAACGCAATTCACCAGAAACATTTCACTGAACATTCCCATCGTGAGTTCGGCCATGGATACGGTGACGGAGAGTCACCTCGCCATCGAGCTCGCGCGCCAGGGCGGCATCGGCATCGTTCATAAGAACATGTCGATCGACAAACAGGCGGAAGAAGTGGACCGCGTGAAACGGTCGGAAAGCGGGATGATCGTCGATCCCGTCACCGTGGATCCGGACCAGAAGATTTATGAAGCGCTGGACATCATGAAGCGCTTCCGCATCTCGGGCGTACCCGTGGTGAAGGATCAGAAGCTGGTGGGCATTCTCACCAACCGCGATCTCCGGTTTGAAAACCGCTACGACCTGCCCATTCGCGAGGTGATGACGCACGAGCCGCTATTCACGGTCTCCGTCGGCACTACCCTCGAACAGGCGCAGGAAGAGCTGCACAAACACCGCGTCGAAAAACTCCTGGTGGTGGATGAGAACTTCGCCTTGAAGGGCCTCATCACCGTCAAGGACATCCAGAAGAAGCGCAAGTACCCCAACGCGACGAAGGACGAAAAGGGCCGCCTCCGGGTGGGCGCCGCCATCGGCGCGACGGGCGACTTCCTGGAGCGCGCGCAGGAACTGGTCAGCAAGAAGGTGGACGTGCTGGTGATCGACACCGCGCACGGCCACTCCGAACGGGTCATGCAGGCCGTGGTTGCCATCAAGCGCAGCCTGCCGAATGTGGATGTCGTGGCCGGCAATGTGGCCACCTATGACGGTGCGCGCGACCTGATCGCCCTCGGTTTGGATGGCGTCAAGGTCGGCATCGGGCCGGGTTCCATCTGTACGACCCGCGTCGTCAGCGGCGCCGGTGTACCCCAGATCACCGCCATCGCGGAGTGCGCGCGGGCGTGCCGCGGTACCGGTGTTCCGATGATTGCGGACGGCGGTGTGAAGTATTCGGGCGACGTCACCAAGGCGATCGCGGCGGGCGCGGACTCCGTCATGATCGGCAGCCTGCTGGCCGGCACGGACGAGAGCCCGGGTGAGATGATCCTCTACCAGGGCCGCACATTCAAGGCCTACCGTGGCATGGGTTCGATTGGCGCCATGTCCCAGACACAAGGCAGTTCCGACCGCTACGCCCAGGAAGGCGGCGGCAAGCTGGTACCGGAGGGCATTGAAGGCCGCGTCCCGGCAAAGGGCCCCCTGGCCGACCTGGTGTTCCAGTTGGTAGGCGGCCTGCGGGCCGGCATGGGCTACTGCGGCTGCCGCACGATTCCTGAACTTCAGGAGCGCGCGGATTTCCTGCGCGTCTCCATTGCCGGTTTGAAGGAAAGCCACGTTCACGACGTGATCATCACGAAGGAAGCTCCGAACTATCGTCTGGAGTAG
- a CDS encoding DUF1592 domain-containing protein, giving the protein MAVPDDVGRPLRIRLLPGLSSARHIVGLLGLGTLGVFVPLQAAEVPAAPAAAILKKNCFLCHGQANHMAGINLQEMTAQPDIGASFEKWEKVATVLEQKRMPPARMPQPEDAQRSDVINWVRSSLKDYAKKHDGDPGRVTVRRLTSGEYGYTIQDLTGLELDVQRNLVNDEVGGEGFTNFADVQFTQDANIERYLEVAKSVADRAVLGAGPLSFYQDPGKTGFEMSAIHRIQKIYQDNGFRTVSGEGGQPFGLERYGKALFVAWNYKHRLALGQPTATLVALAQREGIAPRFAEHIWTVMNTPALMHPSSDVVERWRNLPAPIAGKPADIAAARKGCEEIQKYLTTWPSWLFARGDLAAGGAGDERPLMFNDESLKAEVRQKFKFARLGRRAGPTGPPPVTGGIARIYLNVVLVNSSGDEKPSIVWRNPTVQFRSARMATPPATPPVPPSSESTSSQATSGSQKPPAPGVTELQLANPKFVGADKLPRHPLQSVITDEFAAKLGFGKSLDGTEVGPADFASLGSTFFDVKVPDGISVFELQVEAEIGGNHEQVLRVTFSDRADGSTRGVPVWGLVGDPKSKGYQAWKAGVLEFARILPPNSNSEAAPADKDPIPEPFDNTYNVPEHDDFVIKVKYIRDDQFLVNHVLDKATRTRLDQAWMDLYASFDYHDSYMQLLAAKFKYDLKGLTMTKMSKAEVEAMPDPLRKYVRPIIAHYGVVMAAKTAGQAGHLDDCLRFASRAWRRPVTESEKAELRDFYTRLRQEENLDHQKAIRALLTRILVSPAFLYRVEQAPQQAGLRPVSNWEMASRLSYFLWSSMPDEELRRAAATGELSNPPLLNRQVKRMLADEKARRMATEFFGQWLGFYRFDQHRGVDTTRFPEFSDEVKSAMYDESISFFEHIIRKDRPVREILHADYTFLNQPLAKHYGIQKEIKSKDEVELVEGATALQRGGALRLGTMLTVTSAPLRTSPVKRGDWVLRRILGTPTPPPPADAGSIPADEKAFGGLTLREKLKAHQRNASCAGCHTRIDPLGFPFERYDAVGRVRTKYNDGKPVEDSSATADNTQISGVDGLLKYLDTQQDLVNRTMARKLIGYALGRTILASDQSLVERLSHEGPNATFSQLVNEVVASKQFRYRRGPEPAPARPAAAATASAATLPRNDVLTAKAGAQ; this is encoded by the coding sequence ATGGCTGTCCCCGATGACGTCGGTCGACCTCTGCGGATTCGTTTGCTCCCTGGATTGAGCAGCGCCCGCCACATTGTTGGACTGTTGGGCCTTGGCACGTTAGGTGTGTTTGTCCCTCTCCAGGCTGCGGAAGTGCCCGCCGCTCCGGCCGCCGCGATCCTCAAAAAGAACTGCTTCCTCTGCCATGGCCAGGCCAATCACATGGCCGGCATCAACCTGCAGGAGATGACCGCACAGCCCGATATCGGCGCCAGCTTTGAGAAGTGGGAGAAGGTTGCCACGGTGCTGGAGCAGAAGCGCATGCCGCCGGCCCGGATGCCGCAGCCCGAGGACGCGCAACGCTCCGACGTCATCAATTGGGTTCGTTCCAGCCTGAAGGACTACGCCAAAAAGCATGACGGCGACCCCGGCCGTGTCACGGTCCGGCGGCTCACCTCCGGCGAATACGGTTATACGATTCAGGACCTCACCGGGCTGGAACTCGACGTCCAGAGAAACCTCGTGAACGACGAGGTTGGTGGGGAAGGCTTCACCAACTTCGCGGATGTTCAGTTCACGCAGGATGCCAACATCGAGCGCTACCTCGAAGTGGCGAAGAGCGTGGCCGACCGGGCGGTGCTCGGCGCCGGCCCCCTCAGTTTCTACCAGGACCCCGGCAAGACCGGCTTCGAGATGTCGGCCATCCACCGCATCCAGAAGATCTACCAGGACAATGGATTCCGCACCGTCTCCGGCGAGGGCGGGCAGCCCTTTGGCCTGGAGCGCTACGGTAAGGCGCTGTTCGTAGCCTGGAATTACAAGCACCGGCTGGCGCTGGGCCAACCCACTGCGACGCTGGTCGCACTCGCGCAGAGGGAGGGCATTGCGCCTCGTTTCGCTGAGCATATCTGGACAGTGATGAACACGCCCGCCCTGATGCACCCCTCCTCCGATGTCGTCGAGCGCTGGCGCAACCTACCCGCTCCGATCGCCGGCAAACCGGCGGACATTGCTGCCGCGCGCAAGGGTTGTGAAGAGATCCAGAAGTACCTCACCACCTGGCCGAGCTGGCTGTTCGCGCGCGGTGATCTCGCCGCTGGCGGCGCGGGCGATGAGCGGCCGCTGATGTTCAACGACGAGTCGTTGAAGGCCGAGGTCCGGCAGAAGTTCAAGTTCGCCCGGCTGGGCCGGCGTGCTGGGCCGACCGGGCCGCCTCCGGTGACCGGCGGCATCGCGCGCATCTATCTCAACGTGGTGCTGGTCAATTCCTCGGGTGACGAGAAGCCTTCGATCGTGTGGCGGAATCCGACGGTTCAATTCCGGTCGGCGAGGATGGCGACTCCGCCGGCAACGCCCCCGGTTCCTCCCTCCAGCGAGTCGACTTCAAGCCAGGCCACCAGCGGTTCGCAGAAGCCGCCAGCGCCTGGAGTGACCGAACTGCAACTGGCGAACCCAAAGTTCGTTGGAGCGGACAAGCTGCCGCGGCACCCCCTGCAGAGCGTGATCACCGACGAGTTCGCCGCCAAACTGGGCTTCGGCAAGAGTCTGGATGGCACGGAAGTGGGGCCGGCGGATTTTGCGAGCCTGGGTTCGACCTTCTTTGACGTGAAAGTGCCGGATGGCATCTCCGTCTTCGAGCTTCAGGTAGAGGCCGAAATCGGCGGCAATCACGAACAGGTCCTCCGAGTAACTTTCTCCGATCGAGCCGATGGAAGCACGCGCGGCGTGCCCGTGTGGGGCCTGGTCGGCGACCCGAAGAGCAAGGGGTATCAAGCCTGGAAGGCTGGGGTACTCGAGTTCGCGCGCATCCTGCCGCCCAATTCCAACAGCGAGGCTGCGCCGGCCGACAAGGACCCTATTCCGGAGCCCTTCGACAACACCTATAACGTTCCGGAGCATGACGACTTCGTGATCAAGGTGAAGTACATCCGCGACGACCAATTCCTGGTGAATCATGTCCTGGACAAGGCGACCCGCACGCGGCTCGACCAGGCCTGGATGGACCTCTACGCCTCGTTCGACTATCACGACTCCTACATGCAGTTGCTGGCGGCCAAGTTCAAGTACGACCTCAAGGGCTTGACCATGACCAAAATGTCCAAGGCCGAGGTCGAGGCGATGCCGGACCCGCTCCGCAAATATGTCCGTCCCATCATTGCTCACTACGGCGTGGTGATGGCCGCGAAAACAGCGGGGCAGGCGGGACACCTGGACGACTGCCTGCGCTTCGCCAGCCGTGCCTGGCGCCGCCCGGTGACGGAATCAGAGAAGGCCGAACTGCGAGACTTCTACACCCGGCTGCGCCAGGAAGAGAACCTGGATCACCAGAAGGCGATCCGGGCCCTGCTCACACGGATTCTGGTGTCGCCCGCCTTCCTCTATCGCGTGGAGCAAGCGCCTCAACAAGCAGGACTGCGGCCCGTGAGCAATTGGGAGATGGCCAGCCGGTTGAGCTATTTCCTGTGGTCCTCAATGCCCGACGAGGAGCTCCGGCGGGCCGCCGCGACCGGCGAACTCTCGAATCCGCCCCTGCTGAACAGGCAGGTGAAGCGCATGCTGGCCGACGAGAAGGCGCGCCGCATGGCGACCGAATTCTTCGGGCAGTGGCTGGGTTTCTACCGTTTCGACCAGCATCGCGGCGTGGACACGACGCGCTTCCCCGAGTTCAGCGACGAAGTGAAATCGGCCATGTACGACGAGTCGATCTCCTTCTTCGAGCACATCATCCGCAAGGACCGGCCGGTGCGCGAGATCCTCCACGCCGACTACACCTTTCTGAACCAGCCCCTGGCCAAACACTACGGAATCCAGAAGGAGATCAAGTCGAAGGACGAGGTGGAACTGGTGGAAGGCGCCACGGCGCTCCAGCGCGGTGGCGCCTTGCGCCTGGGTACGATGCTGACGGTGACCTCCGCGCCGCTGCGGACCAGTCCCGTGAAGCGCGGCGATTGGGTACTGCGACGGATCCTCGGGACGCCCACCCCGCCGCCTCCGGCTGACGCGGGCTCGATTCCCGCAGACGAGAAGGCCTTCGGCGGCCTGACCTTGCGCGAGAAGCTGAAGGCCCATCAGCGGAACGCCTCCTGTGCCGGCTGCCATACGCGCATTGATCCCCTGGGCTTCCCCTTTGAGCGCTACGACGCGGTGGGCCGCGTCCGGACGAAGTACAACGACGGCAAACCCGTGGAAGACTCCAGCGCGACCGCCGACAATACACAGATCTCCGGCGTCGACGGCCTGCTGAAGTACCTCGACACGCAGCAGGATCTGGTGAACCGCACCATGGCCCGCAAGCTCATCGGCTACGCGCTGGGCCGCACCATCCTCGCTTCCGACCAGTCGCTGGTGGAACGCCTGAGCCACGAAGGACCCAACGCCACGTTCTCCCAGCTCGTGAACGAAGTGGTGGCCAGCAAACAGTTCCGCTACCGCCGCGGACCCGAACCCGCTCCGGCACGGCCGGCTGCAGCCGCCACGGCTTCGGCCGCAACGCTACCCCGCAACGATGTCCTGACCGCGAAAGCAGGTGCGCAATGA